In Streptomyces thermolilacinus SPC6, a single genomic region encodes these proteins:
- a CDS encoding WXG100 family type VII secretion target, translating into MSEDLGTKVRYSSVTAMAERLRFLAKDTYEDLQRMEQAIKVVTDTWDGEAHREYLVLQKKYRARASHMREQLNQISKIIEEGKGKYQATDKKASQLFTEGF; encoded by the coding sequence ATGTCCGAGGATCTCGGAACCAAGGTACGGTACAGCAGCGTCACGGCCATGGCCGAGCGCCTCCGCTTCCTGGCGAAGGACACCTATGAAGACCTGCAGCGGATGGAGCAGGCCATCAAGGTCGTGACGGACACGTGGGACGGTGAGGCGCACCGCGAGTACCTGGTGCTCCAGAAGAAGTACCGGGCGCGCGCCAGCCACATGAGGGAGCAGCTCAACCAGATCTCCAAGATCATCGAAGAGGGCAAGGGCAAGTACCAGGCGACCGACAAGAAGGCGTCGCAGCTCTTCACCGAGGGGTTCTGA
- a CDS encoding WXG100 family type VII secretion target, whose amino-acid sequence MTDNFQLVEHTVKQAQNAIEETAVQISRQAREMADILETCRAGWTGAGAEGFRGAQIQLNQDHDEIRRLLDVLKNAVGQTKNLNSQNDFDVRASFAAINKSGLNNV is encoded by the coding sequence GTGACGGACAACTTCCAGCTAGTCGAACACACGGTCAAGCAGGCGCAGAACGCCATCGAGGAGACCGCCGTCCAGATCAGCCGCCAGGCCCGCGAGATGGCCGACATCCTCGAGACCTGCCGCGCGGGCTGGACCGGTGCCGGTGCCGAGGGCTTCCGGGGGGCGCAGATCCAGCTGAACCAGGACCACGACGAGATCCGCCGGCTCCTCGATGTCCTGAAGAACGCCGTGGGCCAGACCAAGAACCTCAACAGCCAGAACGACTTCGACGTGCGGGCGAGCTTCGCCGCCATCAACAAGTCGGGGCTCAACAACGTCTGA
- the mycP gene encoding type VII secretion-associated serine protease mycosin — MRKAATLLATAAALTTALALPPHASAAEPDAKSRLNGGGECTFPMKKQFEGTPWALQRVLLDQLWEDTKGKGVRVAVIDTGVDTANPQLKPAVDASAGADFLKPDKEAGEDDKRGRTNGTVDEVGHGTKVAGIIAARPRKGTGFVGLAPEATIIPIRQNDEKNSGTSKTMADAIDHAIAKEAHIINISQDTTEPLGPDSDLGRAVARALEKDIVVVASAGNNGLDGKVKNTYPAAFPGVLAVGASDRNNERAPFSQAGEFLGVSAPGVDIVSTVPGGGQCVDNGTSFSAPYVAGVAALVRAKYPKWTARQIVAQIEQTAERSVNGRDNYVGWGVVDPVRALDGEAGPIESPSPDPAPPKAPAPEPAFVAMSETPEERDERLATYALGIAAVLVSVVAGTTTVVRDASRRRRMRT, encoded by the coding sequence ATGCGCAAGGCAGCGACACTGCTCGCCACGGCAGCGGCTCTGACGACGGCCCTCGCCCTCCCGCCGCACGCGTCGGCGGCCGAGCCGGACGCCAAGTCCCGCCTGAACGGCGGAGGCGAGTGCACCTTCCCGATGAAGAAGCAGTTCGAGGGCACGCCCTGGGCACTCCAGCGGGTGCTGCTCGACCAGCTGTGGGAGGACACCAAGGGCAAGGGGGTGCGGGTCGCGGTCATCGACACGGGCGTGGACACGGCCAACCCTCAGCTCAAGCCGGCCGTCGACGCGTCGGCGGGGGCCGACTTTCTCAAACCGGACAAGGAGGCCGGTGAGGACGACAAGCGGGGCAGGACCAACGGCACGGTCGACGAGGTGGGCCACGGGACGAAGGTCGCCGGCATCATCGCGGCACGCCCCCGCAAGGGCACCGGCTTCGTCGGCCTGGCCCCGGAGGCGACGATCATCCCGATCCGCCAGAACGACGAGAAGAACAGCGGCACGTCGAAGACGATGGCCGACGCCATCGACCACGCGATCGCCAAGGAAGCCCACATCATCAACATCTCCCAGGACACCACCGAGCCCCTGGGCCCGGACTCGGACCTGGGGAGGGCCGTGGCGCGCGCCCTGGAGAAGGACATCGTCGTCGTCGCCTCGGCGGGCAACAACGGTCTGGACGGCAAGGTGAAGAACACCTACCCGGCGGCCTTCCCCGGCGTCCTCGCGGTCGGCGCGTCGGACCGCAACAACGAGCGGGCCCCGTTCTCCCAGGCCGGGGAGTTCCTGGGCGTGTCCGCGCCGGGCGTGGACATCGTCTCGACGGTCCCGGGCGGCGGCCAGTGCGTGGACAACGGCACCAGCTTCTCCGCCCCGTACGTCGCGGGGGTGGCGGCGCTGGTTCGTGCCAAGTACCCCAAGTGGACCGCCCGGCAGATCGTGGCCCAGATCGAGCAAACGGCCGAGCGCTCGGTCAACGGGCGTGATAACTATGTGGGTTGGGGCGTGGTGGACCCGGTCCGAGCCCTGGACGGCGAGGCCGGGCCGATCGAGTCCCCGAGTCCTGACCCTGCCCCGCCCAAGGCCCCCGCGCCGGAACCGGCGTTCGTGGCCATGTCGGAGACGCCCGAGGAGCGCGACGAACGCCTGGCGACGTACGCGCTCGGCATCGCGGCGGTACTCGTCTCCGTGGTGGCGGGCACGACGACGGTGGTCCGCGACGCGAGCAGGCGCCGCAGGATGCGGACCTGA
- the eccB gene encoding type VII secretion protein EccB, protein MASRRDELNAYTFAKKRTVAAFLQPTPTGTEEGAPRPLRAVLPGLIIGALILAGFGAWGMFKPVAPKDWAAPGTKVIIGKQSTTRYVVLTTGKGKDEKTLLHPVLNLASARLLLSPDKFGVIQVSDEVLDAGKPPRGPILGIPYAPDRLPSETEAAKAKRWAVCVQPGGGKGASVQRATFVLAERDFRRTDGEERLEKGEVLYVQGQKDDDRYLVDASGTKYKVRGSESDSTVLTRALVGNKQPQTVTDDWLATLHEGSPIDFPEIPGAVGDPAGVGGGLSETQDRVGMVLRAETGSGTEHYVVLKGKVQPVSDFTAWLLINSPQTDRLDMAGKASGVDNASFRPEPTTFAAEQRWPSHRAVQVNSPGGEGARDTVCSVLRKVDDKGRTTLSTWAGTKYPAEITSGGSSTYVTPGTGLLYTQVRGNQTKPDGSLFLVTDTGLRYAVQSNGDSDSKRSDIGAGDQGQQSDGRPEPSQAQKRLGYERVTPALVPITWSEFLSKGPRLDTNSARQPQGS, encoded by the coding sequence ATGGCATCACGGCGGGATGAGCTCAACGCCTACACCTTCGCGAAGAAGCGCACGGTGGCCGCATTCCTCCAACCCACGCCCACCGGTACGGAGGAGGGCGCGCCGAGGCCGTTGCGGGCGGTACTGCCCGGCTTGATCATCGGCGCGCTGATCCTCGCCGGTTTCGGCGCATGGGGCATGTTCAAGCCCGTGGCGCCCAAGGACTGGGCCGCGCCCGGCACCAAGGTGATCATCGGCAAGCAGTCCACGACCCGCTACGTGGTGCTGACCACCGGCAAGGGCAAGGACGAGAAGACGCTGCTCCACCCGGTGCTGAACCTCGCCTCCGCGCGACTGCTGCTCAGCCCCGACAAGTTCGGCGTCATCCAGGTCAGCGACGAGGTCCTCGACGCGGGCAAGCCGCCGCGCGGGCCGATCCTCGGCATCCCGTACGCCCCCGACCGCCTTCCCAGCGAGACCGAGGCCGCCAAGGCCAAGCGCTGGGCGGTGTGCGTGCAGCCCGGGGGCGGCAAGGGCGCCAGCGTCCAGAGGGCCACCTTCGTCCTCGCCGAACGCGACTTCCGCCGCACCGACGGCGAGGAGCGGCTCGAGAAGGGCGAAGTGCTCTACGTCCAGGGGCAGAAGGACGACGACCGCTACCTGGTGGACGCGAGCGGCACCAAGTACAAGGTGCGCGGCAGCGAGTCCGACTCCACGGTCCTCACCCGCGCGCTCGTCGGCAACAAGCAGCCGCAGACCGTCACCGACGACTGGCTGGCCACACTCCACGAGGGCAGCCCCATCGACTTCCCGGAGATCCCCGGTGCCGTGGGTGACCCCGCGGGCGTCGGCGGCGGCCTCAGCGAGACGCAGGACCGGGTCGGCATGGTCCTGCGTGCCGAGACGGGTTCCGGTACGGAGCACTACGTCGTCCTCAAGGGCAAGGTGCAGCCGGTCAGCGACTTCACCGCCTGGCTCCTGATCAACTCCCCGCAGACCGACCGGCTCGACATGGCGGGCAAGGCGTCCGGCGTGGACAACGCGTCGTTCCGCCCCGAGCCCACGACGTTCGCCGCGGAGCAGCGCTGGCCCTCCCACCGGGCCGTCCAGGTCAACTCCCCCGGCGGCGAGGGAGCCCGCGACACGGTGTGCAGCGTGCTGCGCAAGGTGGACGACAAGGGCCGCACCACGCTCTCCACCTGGGCGGGCACCAAGTACCCGGCGGAGATCACGTCCGGCGGCAGCAGCACGTACGTCACGCCCGGCACCGGCCTGCTCTACACGCAGGTCCGAGGCAACCAGACGAAGCCCGACGGCTCGCTCTTCCTGGTCACGGACACCGGCCTGCGCTACGCGGTCCAGTCGAACGGCGACAGCGACAGCAAGCGCTCCGACATCGGCGCCGGCGACCAGGGGCAGCAGTCCGACGGCCGGCCGGAACCCAGCCAGGCCCAGAAGCGTCTCGGCTACGAGAGGGTCACCCCGGCCCTCGTCCCCATCACCTGGTCGGAGTTCCTGTCGAAGGGCCCGCGGCTCGACACGAACAGCGCCCGCCAGCCGCAGGGTTCGTAG
- a CDS encoding SCO5717 family growth-regulating ATPase translates to MTAQGCSTTPGGNVNGDRDEIHRGWNAPPVDDPSDMDAAEVTGEFTIDYTPPAWYTQNAGGADASSQGVTPPPPPPPTGQPIAVPGLPQSGGFQPHPVPPPAPEPAAPPVAPEPAAPPAAPEPAVSSPYAPPAAAPAAAEPFGGRDVESGATMRFSPSALKREMDEIAKRAEAEAGSGAQAGAADETGSEAEAGQRGDGGTTGNASDATDSPVATDEERVPGTAVAVTDQQVRDDQGDDDGVGQEPQGGEAAGGDSGDGHADGGGDDADADQGRGDEPADGGAEPSGDGQAADAAYDAAPASQSWTPPQDAQGGQGGQPMPGLPPLPPEFQPAAPPQGQQWPGADQSAAPAWPGASPVPGAQQQAPTPYADPQAAAAQPGGYGFPQGQAPQRPGQPQGGYGFPHPHAAQAQPPVPDAPQAPHAQGGYGFPQGQQPAQPQNPPVQAPGHGAPAPQQAGYGVPGRQAHPGQPPVQPQPPQQAHPGQAPQQPGRPGHPQGGYGFPHPQAQAQPGQPQAQQAPAHNQPPQPPADPRTGAAWPSPVAHDQRQPSVPGAPLGYTAAVELSSDRLLRNTKQKPKSSRNPSAGSRFKLGGKKEEAERQRKLQLIRTPVLSCYRIAVISLKGGVGKTTTTTALGATLASERQDKILAIDANPDAGTLGRRVRRETGATIRDLVQAIPYLNSYMDIRRFTSQAPSGLEIIANDVDPAVSTTFNDADYRRAIDVLGRQYPVILTDSGTGLLYSAMRGVLDLADQLIIISTPSVDGASSASTTLDWLSAHGYADLVQRSITVISGVRETGKMIKVEDIVQHFETRCRGVVVVPFDEHLAAGAEVDLDMMRPKTREAYFNLAAMVAEDFTRAQQAQGLWTGDGPGAMPPQMAPPLPGQGQGQPMPGQPMPGQVPGQGQPVPGQPYPGQAQPPAPGQYAAQPPYGGQPPVPGQGAAPGQPYGQPPQAPGPYAQPGVPPQGWTQQPPAGQPGQGHPGQGQQHPGGHHPGAHQQQPTDPNAPAPAPAWPQQPPQAPQAPATPPQR, encoded by the coding sequence ATGACGGCACAAGGGTGCTCGACCACACCAGGAGGCAACGTGAACGGCGATCGGGACGAGATCCACCGGGGATGGAACGCTCCTCCCGTTGACGATCCGTCCGATATGGACGCCGCCGAGGTGACGGGTGAGTTCACCATCGACTACACCCCGCCCGCCTGGTACACGCAGAACGCCGGGGGTGCGGACGCCTCGTCGCAGGGCGTGACGCCCCCTCCCCCGCCGCCGCCGACCGGGCAGCCCATCGCCGTGCCGGGTCTGCCGCAGAGCGGCGGGTTCCAGCCGCACCCCGTGCCGCCGCCCGCGCCCGAGCCCGCCGCCCCGCCCGTGGCGCCCGAGCCGGCCGCTCCACCTGCGGCGCCCGAACCCGCGGTGAGTTCCCCGTACGCGCCCCCGGCCGCTGCGCCTGCGGCGGCTGAGCCGTTCGGCGGCCGGGATGTGGAGAGCGGGGCCACGATGCGCTTCTCCCCCTCCGCGCTGAAGCGCGAGATGGACGAGATCGCCAAGCGCGCGGAGGCCGAGGCCGGGTCCGGCGCTCAGGCCGGGGCCGCGGACGAGACCGGCTCCGAGGCCGAAGCCGGGCAGCGGGGCGACGGCGGTACGACGGGGAACGCCTCCGACGCGACCGACAGCCCCGTCGCCACGGACGAGGAGCGGGTACCGGGCACGGCCGTCGCGGTGACGGACCAGCAGGTCCGGGACGACCAGGGCGATGACGACGGCGTCGGCCAGGAGCCGCAGGGCGGCGAGGCGGCCGGGGGCGACTCCGGTGACGGTCACGCCGACGGTGGCGGGGACGACGCCGACGCGGACCAGGGCCGCGGTGACGAGCCTGCCGACGGTGGTGCCGAGCCGTCCGGCGACGGGCAGGCGGCAGATGCCGCGTACGACGCCGCGCCCGCGTCGCAGTCCTGGACACCGCCGCAGGACGCCCAGGGCGGGCAGGGCGGGCAGCCGATGCCCGGGCTGCCGCCGTTGCCGCCCGAGTTCCAGCCCGCCGCGCCGCCGCAGGGCCAGCAGTGGCCCGGCGCCGACCAGTCGGCCGCGCCCGCGTGGCCGGGGGCGTCCCCCGTACCCGGCGCGCAGCAGCAGGCGCCGACCCCGTACGCCGACCCGCAGGCCGCCGCCGCGCAGCCGGGGGGCTACGGCTTCCCGCAGGGCCAGGCGCCGCAGCGACCCGGCCAGCCGCAGGGCGGGTACGGGTTCCCGCACCCGCACGCCGCGCAGGCGCAGCCCCCCGTACCGGATGCCCCGCAGGCGCCGCACGCCCAGGGCGGGTACGGGTTCCCGCAGGGGCAGCAGCCCGCGCAGCCGCAGAACCCGCCGGTCCAGGCGCCCGGGCACGGGGCGCCCGCGCCGCAGCAGGCCGGGTACGGCGTGCCGGGCCGGCAGGCGCACCCGGGCCAGCCGCCCGTACAGCCGCAGCCGCCCCAGCAGGCGCACCCCGGCCAGGCCCCGCAGCAGCCGGGCCGGCCCGGTCACCCCCAGGGCGGGTACGGCTTCCCGCACCCGCAGGCCCAGGCCCAGCCGGGACAGCCGCAGGCCCAGCAGGCCCCGGCGCACAACCAGCCGCCCCAGCCGCCCGCCGATCCCCGTACCGGCGCGGCCTGGCCCTCCCCCGTGGCGCACGACCAGCGGCAGCCGTCCGTGCCGGGCGCCCCGCTCGGGTACACGGCTGCCGTCGAGCTGTCGTCGGACCGTCTGCTCCGCAACACCAAGCAGAAGCCCAAGAGCAGCCGGAACCCGTCCGCCGGGTCCCGCTTCAAGCTGGGCGGCAAGAAGGAGGAGGCGGAGCGGCAGCGCAAGCTCCAGCTGATCCGCACGCCCGTCCTGTCCTGCTACCGGATCGCGGTCATCTCCCTCAAGGGCGGCGTCGGCAAGACCACGACGACGACCGCGCTCGGCGCGACCCTCGCCAGCGAGCGGCAGGACAAGATCCTCGCCATCGACGCGAACCCGGACGCCGGTACGCTCGGCCGCCGCGTGCGGCGTGAGACCGGGGCGACCATCCGCGACCTGGTGCAGGCGATCCCGTACCTCAACTCGTACATGGACATCCGCCGGTTCACCTCTCAGGCGCCGTCCGGACTGGAGATCATCGCCAACGACGTGGACCCGGCCGTCTCCACGACGTTCAACGACGCCGACTACCGGCGCGCGATCGACGTGCTGGGCCGCCAGTACCCGGTGATCCTCACCGACTCCGGGACTGGCCTGCTGTACAGCGCCATGCGCGGGGTGCTGGACCTCGCCGACCAGCTGATCATCATCTCGACGCCGTCCGTCGACGGTGCCTCCAGCGCGTCCACGACGCTGGACTGGCTCTCCGCGCACGGCTACGCGGACCTGGTGCAGCGGTCCATCACCGTGATCTCCGGGGTGCGCGAGACCGGCAAGATGATCAAGGTGGAGGACATCGTCCAGCACTTCGAGACCCGCTGCCGGGGCGTCGTCGTGGTGCCGTTCGACGAGCACCTGGCGGCGGGCGCCGAGGTGGACCTCGACATGATGCGGCCGAAGACGCGGGAGGCGTACTTCAACCTCGCCGCGATGGTCGCCGAGGACTTTACGCGCGCACAGCAGGCGCAGGGCCTGTGGACCGGTGACGGGCCCGGCGCCATGCCCCCGCAGATGGCCCCGCCGCTGCCGGGCCAGGGCCAGGGCCAGCCGATGCCCGGTCAGCCGATGCCGGGTCAGGTGCCGGGCCAGGGCCAGCCCGTGCCCGGCCAGCCGTACCCCGGCCAGGCCCAGCCGCCCGCGCCCGGACAGTACGCCGCCCAGCCCCCGTACGGCGGTCAGCCGCCCGTACCCGGCCAGGGCGCCGCGCCGGGCCAGCCGTACGGGCAGCCGCCGCAGGCCCCGGGCCCGTACGCCCAGCCGGGCGTGCCCCCGCAGGGCTGGACCCAGCAGCCCCCGGCGGGCCAGCCGGGCCAGGGCCACCCCGGCCAGGGCCAGCAGCACCCGGGCGGCCACCACCCCGGCGCCCACCAGCAGCAGCCCACCGACCCCAACGCGCCCGCCCCGGCCCCGGCCTGGCCCCAGCAGCCGCCCCAGGCGCCGCAGGCCCCGGCCACCCCGCCG
- a CDS encoding DUF397 domain-containing protein → MGTQQEKDELYALDISGVEWHGAPGTSPDEERVEIAYLPGGAVAMRSSLDPDTVLRYTEAEWRAFVLGARDGEFDLK, encoded by the coding sequence ATGGGCACTCAGCAGGAGAAGGACGAGCTGTACGCGCTCGACATCAGTGGGGTGGAGTGGCACGGTGCCCCGGGGACGAGCCCGGACGAGGAGCGGGTCGAGATCGCGTACCTGCCGGGCGGGGCCGTGGCCATGCGGTCGTCGCTGGACCCCGACACCGTGCTGCGCTACACCGAGGCCGAGTGGCGGGCCTTCGTCCTGGGCGCCCGGGACGGGGAGTTCGACCTGAAGTGA
- the eccE gene encoding type VII secretion protein EccE produces the protein MASATQTRASAPATAGATAGDTTAASTPSRGRVSASAGGAPRLKSRSGRVGAFRLQQLVLVELAAALLLVAWVVDPLLLVPAGAGAALLVLLAVVRRHRRSLPEWLSTVFALRARTRRAASLTVPPGTEPGLAPVVECDPSLRTYTYSDRDRRPVGMIGDGTFLTVVLQVEPAATALRTERTERPLPLGLVRDVLEVDGIRLESAQIVQHTQPAPAPHLPQQSIAVRNYGPLQEQTGSPAVRITWVALKLDPELCPEAVAARGGGLEGAQKCVLRAADQLASRLAGAGFRATVLTEQELTSALATSTCANPMAVAQAGRTRTPGRRTKETSRTWRCDDRRHTTYWVGRWPQLGPGGASLPQLVALLTSIPALASTFSLTLSGGDRQEVTVTGYVRITGRSDEELVTARHALERAARGVRTGLVRLDREQLPAMLATLPLGGAR, from the coding sequence ATGGCTTCCGCGACGCAGACGCGCGCCTCGGCGCCCGCGACCGCCGGGGCCACGGCTGGGGACACGACCGCCGCGTCCACCCCGTCCCGCGGCCGTGTGTCGGCCTCCGCCGGAGGCGCGCCACGCCTCAAGAGCCGCTCGGGGCGCGTGGGTGCGTTCCGACTGCAACAGCTCGTCCTGGTGGAGCTGGCGGCGGCGCTGCTTCTGGTGGCCTGGGTGGTCGATCCGCTGCTGCTGGTCCCGGCCGGTGCCGGGGCGGCGCTGCTGGTGCTGCTGGCGGTGGTCCGCCGCCACCGGCGCTCGCTGCCGGAGTGGCTGTCCACGGTGTTCGCGCTGCGCGCCAGGACCCGGCGCGCCGCGTCGCTGACCGTTCCGCCCGGTACGGAGCCGGGCCTCGCGCCCGTCGTCGAGTGCGACCCGTCGCTGCGCACGTACACGTACAGCGACCGCGACCGGCGCCCGGTGGGGATGATCGGTGACGGTACGTTCCTCACGGTGGTCCTCCAGGTCGAGCCGGCCGCGACCGCGCTGCGCACGGAGCGCACCGAGCGTCCGCTCCCCCTGGGGCTGGTCCGGGACGTGCTGGAGGTGGACGGCATCCGCCTGGAGTCGGCGCAGATCGTGCAGCACACGCAGCCCGCGCCCGCCCCGCACCTGCCGCAGCAGTCCATCGCCGTCCGCAACTACGGCCCGCTCCAGGAGCAGACGGGCTCTCCGGCGGTGCGCATCACGTGGGTGGCGCTGAAGCTCGACCCGGAGCTGTGCCCGGAGGCCGTGGCGGCGCGCGGCGGCGGTCTCGAGGGCGCGCAGAAGTGTGTCCTGCGGGCCGCGGACCAGCTGGCGAGCCGTCTCGCCGGTGCCGGTTTCCGCGCGACGGTGCTGACGGAGCAGGAGCTGACGTCCGCCCTGGCGACGTCCACCTGCGCCAACCCGATGGCCGTCGCCCAGGCGGGACGGACGAGGACGCCCGGCCGCCGGACCAAGGAGACGTCCCGCACCTGGCGCTGCGACGACCGCCGCCACACGACGTACTGGGTGGGGCGCTGGCCGCAGTTGGGGCCGGGCGGGGCGTCGCTGCCGCAGCTCGTCGCGCTCCTCACGTCCATACCCGCGCTCGCCTCGACGTTCAGCCTCACGCTGAGCGGCGGCGACCGGCAGGAGGTCACGGTGACGGGGTACGTACGGATCACCGGGCGCAGCGACGAGGAGCTCGTGACGGCGCGCCACGCGCTGGAGCGGGCCGCGCGCGGCGTGCGGACCGGTCTGGTCCGGCTCGACCGCGAGCAGCTGCCCGCGATGCTCGCCACTCTTCCGCTCGGGGGTGCTCGCTGA
- a CDS encoding WXG100 family type VII secretion target: MSGDFEGKSLDALHAMVASARPGDLTKAGGLLEAAAPQIIQIASDLRLYLDKVKWEGQGGDMFRLWGADMVSETLKLSDFATTVGAEMQRAGQALSETQKSMPKPAGMCFADPEKEEARIKDETGPKLQEAIRLMERLSSYYKTAKGRMEAEPEPRFPLPPGNGLIDEHERPLGTNTPTGAGGSSYAGGSTSGGSSAYMASGSSSVGPSGPAAAQHSPEHTARPSGPAGQGATATPEVPVGMNLDSVAPPAPQETGNRPPAQTTTSPPVTTGPTGPGPLPPVSTGLNPKQGVPGMPRVPSGPGGPGTPAGPVGPGMARGVGPVGPGPMGGMPRVGGPDGIMGGKPAHGWTNGSPTGPRPPMGTVVGEERNPMARGPMGLPGQGMGAYGGTGPGAGAGSGRRLATQPGGTVGGPAASGAVGRGTFTPGGTGLVRPPASTEPGREERRQAAGRPDYLTEDEETWTMGQRKIVPPVID, encoded by the coding sequence ATGTCAGGCGACTTCGAAGGAAAGTCTCTCGATGCTCTGCACGCCATGGTGGCGTCGGCGAGGCCTGGTGATCTGACGAAGGCGGGCGGGCTGCTGGAGGCCGCGGCCCCGCAGATCATCCAGATCGCGTCGGACCTGCGCCTGTACCTCGACAAGGTGAAGTGGGAGGGCCAGGGCGGCGACATGTTCCGCCTGTGGGGTGCCGACATGGTGTCGGAGACCCTGAAGCTCAGCGACTTCGCCACGACGGTCGGCGCGGAGATGCAGCGCGCAGGCCAGGCGCTGAGCGAGACGCAGAAGTCGATGCCGAAGCCTGCGGGCATGTGCTTCGCGGACCCGGAGAAGGAAGAGGCCCGCATCAAGGACGAGACGGGCCCGAAGCTCCAGGAGGCCATCCGGCTGATGGAGCGCCTGTCGTCGTACTACAAGACGGCAAAGGGGCGGATGGAGGCGGAGCCGGAGCCGAGGTTCCCGCTGCCTCCCGGCAATGGCCTTATCGACGAGCACGAGCGTCCCCTCGGCACTAACACCCCGACCGGTGCCGGAGGGTCCTCCTACGCCGGAGGCAGTACATCCGGCGGCAGCAGCGCCTACATGGCCTCGGGAAGCTCTTCTGTCGGCCCCTCTGGGCCGGCTGCTGCACAGCATTCTCCAGAGCATACGGCGCGCCCGTCGGGTCCGGCGGGTCAAGGGGCGACGGCGACCCCTGAGGTTCCCGTAGGGATGAATCTTGACTCCGTCGCGCCTCCGGCTCCGCAGGAGACGGGCAACCGTCCGCCTGCGCAGACCACGACTTCGCCGCCAGTCACCACAGGTCCGACCGGCCCGGGTCCGCTGCCGCCGGTGTCCACGGGGTTGAACCCGAAGCAGGGCGTCCCTGGCATGCCGCGCGTTCCCTCGGGCCCCGGAGGCCCTGGGACGCCTGCCGGTCCGGTGGGGCCGGGTATGGCCCGTGGTGTGGGTCCGGTTGGTCCTGGTCCCATGGGCGGTATGCCGCGTGTCGGCGGCCCGGACGGCATCATGGGCGGCAAGCCCGCGCATGGCTGGACGAACGGCTCTCCCACGGGTCCGCGCCCGCCGATGGGCACGGTCGTGGGGGAGGAGCGGAATCCCATGGCCCGTGGCCCGATGGGCCTGCCGGGCCAGGGTATGGGCGCGTACGGGGGCACAGGCCCCGGTGCGGGTGCCGGGTCGGGGCGTCGGCTGGCGACCCAGCCGGGTGGAACCGTTGGCGGCCCGGCCGCCTCCGGAGCGGTTGGGCGCGGTACGTTCACCCCGGGCGGCACGGGACTGGTGCGGCCCCCGGCTTCGACGGAGCCGGGCAGGGAGGAACGGCGCCAGGCCGCCGGTCGTCCGGACTACCTGACGGAGGACGAGGAGACCTGGACCATGGGCCAGCGCAAGATCGTCCCGCCCGTCATCGACTAG
- a CDS encoding S8 family serine peptidase → MSHLTRAFRNRVGGVLGAVATVAALVLAGAPAAQAEDVRSRQWYLDAMKAEEMWKVSTGKGITVAVLDAGVDPTVPELRGKVQVGADLTADVTGGSKDGAETVQHGTNMAAYIAGTGAAGGIKGLAPDARILSVKVATPGMKGMFGLAGPLSKAIRHAVDEGSRIINISMVTSSVTGQEAELQAAVDYALNKGTLIFAGTGNEGAELAEYPAVVPGVVAVGALDTKGKVAKFSNYGDHVALAAAGVELVGRCESDKARFCAKDGTSGATAIASASAALIWSAHPDWTNNQVLRVMMETAGRNGPVPSKYIGFGGVRPAKVLLEGQGDPGPADVNPLLAARGQTPAPGSSAAPQNSPSPESTGASGEGGPSKEPQAAPEAAARSEEGGFPLWAVVASAVAVVALIGVVVAVSVRSRRA, encoded by the coding sequence ATGTCCCATCTCACCCGTGCCTTCCGTAACCGTGTCGGCGGTGTGCTCGGAGCCGTGGCGACCGTTGCCGCGCTGGTGCTGGCCGGCGCCCCGGCCGCCCAGGCGGAGGACGTGCGCTCGCGCCAGTGGTACCTGGACGCGATGAAGGCCGAAGAGATGTGGAAAGTGAGCACCGGCAAGGGCATCACCGTCGCCGTGCTCGACGCTGGAGTGGACCCCACAGTCCCCGAGCTACGCGGCAAGGTCCAGGTAGGTGCCGACCTCACCGCCGACGTGACCGGCGGAAGCAAGGACGGGGCTGAGACGGTCCAGCACGGCACGAACATGGCGGCCTATATCGCTGGCACCGGTGCAGCCGGGGGCATTAAAGGCCTGGCGCCCGATGCCCGGATCCTTTCGGTCAAGGTAGCGACTCCCGGAATGAAAGGCATGTTCGGTCTGGCGGGGCCGCTGAGCAAGGCCATCCGGCACGCGGTTGACGAGGGAAGCCGCATCATCAACATCTCGATGGTCACTTCATCGGTGACTGGGCAGGAAGCCGAGCTGCAGGCCGCCGTTGACTACGCCCTCAACAAAGGAACGCTCATCTTCGCTGGAACCGGCAACGAGGGCGCGGAACTGGCTGAGTACCCGGCGGTTGTTCCCGGGGTTGTCGCTGTAGGGGCGCTGGACACCAAGGGCAAGGTGGCCAAGTTCTCCAACTACGGGGACCATGTCGCCCTTGCTGCGGCCGGTGTCGAGTTGGTGGGGCGTTGCGAAAGCGACAAAGCGCGCTTCTGCGCCAAGGACGGCACCAGCGGTGCCACCGCCATCGCCTCCGCCTCCGCCGCGCTGATCTGGTCGGCTCACCCCGACTGGACGAACAACCAGGTGCTCCGGGTCATGATGGAGACCGCCGGGCGCAACGGCCCGGTCCCGAGCAAGTACATCGGCTTCGGTGGCGTCCGCCCCGCGAAGGTCCTCCTGGAGGGCCAGGGCGACCCGGGCCCGGCCGACGTGAACCCGCTGCTGGCGGCGCGCGGGCAGACTCCCGCACCCGGCAGCAGCGCGGCACCCCAGAACTCCCCCTCTCCTGAAAGCACGGGGGCAAGCGGCGAGGGCGGCCCGTCCAAGGAGCCCCAGGCGGCTCCGGAAGCGGCCGCCAGGTCCGAAGAGGGCGGTTTCCCCCTCTGGGCCGTCGTCGCGAGTGCCGTCGCCGTCGTCGCCCTCATCGGCGTCGTCGTCGCGGTGAGCGTACGCAGCAGGAGAGCGTAG